TCATGTCAATCTGCTTTCGCTGCCATCACCTTTCAatgagcagcagcagcagcagcaggaAAAGAGAACGAAGAAGGCAAACGAAAATCGTTCACGCTCTCATGGAAAGTGTGGCGACCAGGTGGCGTCCGACCACATCTTTTCCATCCGTAATCATGCAGCCTATCCGACTGACCAGATTTCTTTCCAGTCCCAGCTCTGGTCATTTCTGGAACTCTACGCCACGTTTCAGCTATTTGGGAGTGCCATCGGATCGTCTAAGCGAACGAGTTCGATTCACTGGGCAAGAACAACTCCAATGGAATCACGGCCGGCCATCGCTACCGGCCGACCAAGACCAAAGATCAGCTGCAATTGATGGAGAAGCCTGCCATTGGCCGAGTAGTATACCTTTGTTAGTTGCactcgtcgtcgtcgtctccGATTTCCTGGTCCTTCTAGCCTTGGTCTTCCATTTGTTTGAATCATCTTCGGCTTCGTTGTTGCCATCCTCTTTCGTCTCGTCGTTTCCACCTAGCATCGATCCACTATTTTTAACGCTCTCACCTTGCAAAGAAGTGGTTCACTCCCTGTCTCCAGCTCCCGATGAACGTGAATCGTGCAGTGGAGAGCCACTTTTGTTGCCGGCATGGACGTCCGATGGAACACTCTTCTCCATTTGGATATTTGACAGCGTACTGCTCTGTTGTGCCGTTCTTAGCCGACTGATTCGGACATCGTCCATCTGGTTGCGCCGATCTAAATTCCGCGACCGTTCGTTTTGCttgaattcaaaattgaattgctTTTCTCAACGTGTGAGTGACGATGGGAATAAATTCAATAGCCGTTGTGACCACGTTAGCGGCCGAGATCGTGTCTGGGCAAACACTCTTCGTCCCTTTCGTTCAGATTGCGACCATGTCCGACGGATCAGGAAGTGTGAGGTGACACTACGTGACTGGTGGCATTGGCTGTGGCCATCCAACCACACCCACGATGTCCGTCTGTCTGATGTCTTCACCCAATCGCTCTCACGTCACCGACGAGGTGGCCTTCAGTGGACTTGTGTCATTTCTCAGTGGCGACCAAACTGTACCCATTTGGATAATAACGTCGGCAACGACCAATTGGTGAAACGTCGGTCCGACTTCCGTCTTCCGACATCTGCACTGCCTATGCTGGTGGCGAGAAACGCTACGCGGCTCATATTCGACAATAATAAATTATTCACGCAACTCTCTCGGTCGAAGAGCAGCCGCTCTGAGCTCTACACCAACCATTTCATCCAGTTGCCTGGCGATAGTGCTTCTTTTGAGCAGTTTTAGTTCAGTCGTCGTTTCATCCAGCACACCCAATGCCCCATTTCAAGCCGTGCCACCGCTAGGGTCTTCATCAGCACAGTCATCGTCTGCATTAGCGAGTGACCGTTTGCCCATGACTGATTCTCTTAATCCGTGGCTAGCGGCTGACGGCGGGCTCATCCTGCGAGCGGCTGCCGGAGACACACCCAATTCTTCGCCCCTCAACTGGATTCGACCCAATCCTGGGTCTTGCGTTCCTCAGCCGACCATTCCGGCATGTCCGTCCGACCGTTTTTGCCGCCTACCTGAAACAAATTCGTTTCCTGTTTCGTTCGCCCATCCGATGCCTCccaacaataacaacagcaGTAAAAATGGTGTCGTTGGCTACCGGCCCTCGGATTCCGCATCAGGCCGTGACGGAAGACAGGAGAAAAACAGCGGAACGAGGGGCGAAGTGAGACGGAACGAGAATAGAGTACCAGCAGACGATGATGGCTTGAGGAATGCGGATGCAGCCGTAGCCAAAGCGAGCCAGTGCCTTCCTTACTTACAGCCCGGTAGGAGAGAGCAAAGCGATGCTGACGATGACGGGCCGTCGTCAGCCGAGTGCATCTGCGGCCACGCGGATGGCGCCAAACGAGTTGACACGTTACGCAAGTACCACCTGCACCACTGCTACCACTACAGCTTGTGGCACGTTCTCAGTGACACGATGCGCGAGGGCATCGCCATCAGCCGATCGCAGTGCTATGCCTACCTCGAAGCTGTCGAACGCCTGGACAACCTAGCCGCCCACTTTGTGTGCCAATTTGAGGATATCATCCGACGCTACGACTGTGGCCAAACTTTTTCCAGCAAGTCTTCGTGCCACCAATGCAAGGTAGGACTACTCATTTATTTACGCGCACAATAGTTGCTAACAATCGTAGTTGGGAAATTGATGTGTTGTGCGCCCGTGCGACGTCAAATCATTTACAGCCCGTATGCATTTGTAAGTCTCGTCGGTAAAGGTTACGAGTGAGGTACACTTACGAGTGAGAGCTTTGTCCAAACAGTGTGCGCTGTTAGTCTTTGGTATTGACTGCTCACTAGAGAAGTTTTCGAGCATCGATCGTGACGTTAGCATTCAGGTATGATTGAGTTTGCAGGCAACTCTTGGGGGCTTACCGAATTTGATGTATCAAACGACTTTCTTGTAAATCTATTGGTATGCCGTTATCTGAATTATTcggctagtttttttttttctataattgACGGAATGTGTCCACtactttttgcgtttttttaaaatatctatcatcttttgtttttgaagttGTGCGGCAGCACTTGCACATTAAATTGCGTAAGAGGCAggctttttttaaaacacaaaaaaaaaatagaaattatTAAAAACGTTCACAATGGAAACCCAAAATCGAGCTAATAGACCTTTAGCCATTTTTGATTACTATTAACGAACAGACGAGAATTAGCAGTTGCAGCGGGATTTCCCCCCTTCTAACGCAGATGAAACGAACGTGTTTGATGCAGTCCAACGTGTGATCTAATTTATGCTGACTAACCAATtcaatacaagcatatttcgTTGCTTCTCCAATGAAAAAGGAAGGAGGCAATGAacatttctctctttctctctctctctttgtatATCAGCTTCGATTCAAGTCTCCATTATCATCGATACGGTTTCTTTTCTCTGCATTTCCCTCTTGTCCACACTCGCCTTGGATGTGTACGATGGGTTGTTGACAAATGTGTTCCATGGAGCCAATGGGATCGACTGTAACGGAGGATAAGAACCAAGGACGAAACACACGGACGCACGGACTCTCGAGATActaagagaaagaaacaaaagggcAGAGTTAGCAGACGCGGGGCTGTACGGGCGCGGTTCTCGGGCGAACCTGTGCTTTCGGCTGCAACTTTATTGATTCCGCCAGCAATCTAAACATCTTTCCCTGACTGGCTCAAAAGGCGATGGGAGAGAGACGACAGCAGAAGAGGGTAGAAGAGGCAGACGAGTGGCGGATAggaaaaggaaacagaaaaggAGGAGGATGATGAAAGGGAAGgaagtgaagaagaagaagaagaaaactagGAAGGAACGGGATGTCCATATCCCCTAATGTCAAAGGAAACAGAGGTTCATCTCTCATCTCGCCTCATCCCTCTCCTACTTTCGTTCATTCAGTCCCTCCTTTTCGCgctttccttcctttttctgCGTTCGAAGTTTGAGGCTTGATGTCGAAATGGCCATGACTTGCTATAGTATTGACTTAATAACACGCACTTTGCTTTGCTTTTCCTCCCTCGCTGCGAAAGACTTGGCCAGTTCTTCCGCCTTTGTTTGAACTGCGCGCAACGATGGAAGACAACAGTCCCACTCTTCCACATGTACCTAGTGCATACTGCATTATCGTAGAGCTCACTCCAAATCTGCCATCTGCCCGAATCTGGACGCAACGTCGACCACGAAAAGAAATAGCGGGGAATCCAGCAACTCTAGAACCTGACTGTTCGAGAGAGATCGACGTGCTCTATCGATCTATTAATACAAGCGCATGGTCGGTATGTTCGAAGCAGTTCGAAGAGTCGAGTCGACGCGATGTAAGACGATTCGATTCATTTGTGTGGCTTTGTGTGTAGGACGAAAAGAGAACCCCCACCCTCACTCTAAAGGCAGTCAGGCCcccattatttattttttttctttccccgttATCGGTTACTACTTGGAAATTAGATCTTGTTCGAAGATCGTCATTGCGGCGATACTTCCGCTCTGTATCTTCCTTTCTTCTTGGCCATCTTGTTCTTTTCTCTCGCCTCTTTTTCGAGCATGGATGGGTCCATGGGTTCGACCTCTACGCAGACACTTTGTATTCTGCCAATGGGTTGGCGAGTTATAGGCGACGAACGGCAGAAACCCACACGATTCGTGAGCAGTGATACAGCGCATAGTGGAGTGGTTGgatgccaaagaaaaaaataaagggggggATGCGAGCTGACTGCTGAATTGGGTAGCGTTGGGAAATGGAACAAAATGGCCGAAATCCCTTCAGCTTATTTCTGCTGGTAGGCCTGCGCCGAAGAAACTAACCagacagaacaaaaaaaaacgagagcgAGACAACACTGTACATTGACTCAACAAGACAAAAGGGGTGGCTGGGCCTAACTGACGACAAGAGATTGACAGAAAACCCAGGGAGGAACTGACAAAGCAGAggagaaaaagacaaaaaatctCAACTGAGAAAAAggattttcttgtttgattgCCGTCTGCGTGTCAACAACTCGCCCGTTCTTGCGTACGCGTCGTAAATACGATAGATCCTacactcattttttttcccctgttcTCTTCCTGCTCACCTCACATTGATTATCTatcttttcccccctttttttcgttgttgctTGTCTCTAAAATTTGAACATCTCCGCCGCTTTTTGTGCCTCCCCTAAACTCTTGAGGCTTTTGATTGTCGTCAAACGAGTGTTTGCCACCACTTCATCACAATAGCGAATTTGAAAGCAGCCTCACCGCTTTTGCGTCCCCTATTTTTTTCCGTGCATTTCTTTATTGCAGTCACCGGCGCTTcaatttcgttttattttattcaattctaGCCACGAATTAAGtgctctttttgtttcttctagCGTCTACTTTTTGATCCCCTTTACCTCAAATTGACAAACGGATCAAGGGCGAAAGTTATTCAACAATAATTCGATGCATTTTTATTGTTGAACGATTTTTAATTTCTAAAATTCCAAACAATCGACTCAGAAATGGATGGGCTTGCATCCGCTTGGCTTTTTTATCGACAGTTGTGCGTGATTCTATATGCGATCAATGCtagttgttttgaaaaaaaaaaaattcattgatACGGCATCTGTAATTGCTATCTTCCTTGAAATGATGTATAGTTTCTAGATGAAGAGCACTCGCCAGTAAATATGGTAATTGCCGTGCCCTTCATTGATGAATTCTTAGTTTTTCGTTAAAGGCTTCCGTTGTTCCGTGCCAATTGTTGTCTTCATTCTGCCATCCCCACTTCCCCGACTCTTTCTAGAAGTCAACGACATTTGAGTAACTTTGTTTTTAACGTTGCCCCATTTTGGCAAAGCGTTTTGATAGTTTGCCATATCCAATAAGCAGCCGTCAAAGGGAGCCCGAATCTAATGTTTTCTTGTAGGTGTGAAACCATAACGTCCTATTGCCTTTGTGTTATTATTTACGATCCGTATAAACGTTCCCTTTGGAAAAATGAGATTTCCTCTTGTAATTCTGATTGTTGGATTGCAACAGAGACCccttgaattgaaaaaaaattaaggtgTTTGACTTGCCTCCACTGCGCTCAGGTGACACTAGTTCACCATACAAAAGCTATACCCTGTATCTAATCGATAAAGAGCTACGAACGGCTGCAACTATCATTTATAAACAATTCCCtggtttaaaagaaaaatgattgcAGTAGTGCTTTCTTACGGTTTCGTTCATCCAGTTTTCACATTCCATGTAATCCATTTTTCGCTACCTTTATCACCCGCTGGCGTGAGAACAAAATTACAGCTTTACCTTTGTCTagcttgtttaaaaaaaaatcctttgatgTCGATGCATCACAAGAAACGACACGTTTGAAACCGATAAAAATTGATGTGGTAGTTAGACATTTGATCGTCACGTCTCTGCATTTCAAATGGTTAACGAAACTTTTGGAGGATGCACTTAGTTTCAAGATAAACGTGGACGGTGAGAAAAGAACCACTCGGCCAAGGTTTGGAACGCGTCGAATCTTTTTATACGGCGACCACCTAACTGCAAATCCCTCCAAAAATTTCGTTCAACACTTTGAAAGTTTGGCCGTGAATACGTTGAATGGCAAACAAGTCACGTTGTTCCTTTACAACGGACTCGATCCTCTCGAAAGTCTCAAAAAGCTGTGAGTCGTCACTCGTCAGTGTGTCGAGGAATGAAAGGATGAAGGAGCGGATTAATCGGAAAAAGGGAATCACGTGCTATTAATCTGGAGATGAGGAAACAACTCAGAAAGAGCTTAATGTTCGTTTGACATTTAGGCCATATCATTTTGACGACAACCTTTGAAGTTGCCCAGTGCTCGAACGTTGTTCCATTTAAAGCAGAAGAGATCAGCCTGTTGTTAGAATTTCAAATAGTACAGTCGTCATAAAGCTGCGATCTCTTTGAATGTCGTATAATCACATCGTCAAATAAAAAGACTTAACcgtgtcgtttttttttttgaggggggaGATTTTTGTATTACCATATAGCAACGTACGAATGCTAATTTCTACTAACATCCGGCCGGAAATCAAtgggtgaaagaaaaaaacgtgtaAGTTGGCAGATTTCCAACCAAATCATTGATCTGTATGCGCGTCAAACGTAATTGGAagaatccccccccccctttttttcctgctTGCTCGTAGCCTTTCACTGTACACGTCGTTCATTTGGGAAAATTCGATCGACCGCAAGACTTGTGTGGTCTCGTACGCTCTTCGAGAGAGCCTCTCACGCTTATTAGTTTACACCCCGTTTCCCCtgccgcccttttttttttgtggctatGTCATAGCAATATTACTACACGAAATTGTCGCCATATGTCGCCACTATAGTCGCAATGAACTCTTTGCTTCTATTTTTCCGGTTAGAACGAGTTCTTAATGTTTGAATGACTCGTAGTGTTGAAAGAAATTGCATTGCGAGTTCAAGTGAACAACCAAACGAAATTAAATTGAATGTCGTAAATTAAAACAGAGCGTAGTTGGGTAGTTTGATTTGTTGCGCAATTTACAACTCTGAACTACTAAATGTTGGGCTTAATCAACATAAAGAGAATGGTAGAAATGTTTTAACCGTGGGCCAGCAGCGGTCGCCGCTGTATGAAAAGGCAATCTGCCGTGTGTCGTCTCATTTCATTGGaaagtttcattattttgcattggATATTGTCTACGCGCGAGAGCTtctgaatgcaaatttttggTATTCCCGCGAGAATCCTCGTAAGACTTGGAGCAAAAGGGTCACGAATCTGTCGGTCTCGATTACTCTGGGTCCGCTTACTAAACCTCAATTTTCGGTGGCGATTTTCTTTGTTCAGACCAACCATAAAATTCCATTTAATTTTCTGAATgagaaaatgttttgaaaattgtagGTTTCCTCCCCCGCCATTAATTCATTTAATCGTGCAGTCTAAATGCCAAAAAGTTTGCCCGAGAAGCCAAGTTCAAAAAGTCTATGTCTCATTAAAGAGCGCACataacaacacacacaaaagttgTGCAATCAATCATTTATATACCGATGTGTTGGCATGTCTAGGAAATATGCCATAGACAATTACGCAAGTCATTGCTtttgccgtttttttttttttttgtggagtGCTACCACTTGCGGATCACGCTTTTCTTATCACCTCTGatggaacagtctctgaattgttcgggaaaaaaaacaatcccttatttttttttctcccgaTAGATGGCGATTTAGTTTTTTGCTGACCACAGCAGATAATCGATGGCTATCGTGCCACCTCTCCTTATTTTGAACTCTATGGCTTTGATGTGTGTTGTACTAACTAGCGATGATGGCAGTACAAAACATTCGGTTCCCAAAGTTGTACTTTTTAAAGCAGATTTGTAATCTCCGATTAGTTTTAGAGTACCTGCGCAAAGCGACATAATAAAACATGCACTCGGCAACGGGGAAAACTACCAATTTCTTAATGGGATTCTggtaaattattattttgcttttgtggtaacttttccagacatttttCCAATCTTCTCATTTTGGCGACTATACGAAAAGCttcgaattcaaaaaataatgcGATGGGAAAGGCGCATCAAATATTGAAATAGGGAAAGGTTAGGCTAAAAACGTCGACGTATGCACACACTTTTAGCTGAaggtttaataaaaataaacaaataattatGTATTTTCGTAAATCACGTCAACGACCTTTCGTTTTTAGCTGCACACAGGTGACTTGCGACCGTGACCAAAGAGTCAAAGTTTAAtcccctcccccaaaaaaaatataggAAGCGAAcgcgaaaaaacaaaagactccACGTATTCTCTGCACAGGTAAACAATCGAACTCATCAATCAGCTTATTCTCACGTCTACGTCTCCACCTGTATTATCGATGTCAAAGAAAGGTGAAATCAGTGGTGTTGCGTACATCGGTACAGTCCTTTTCTGTACACGCACTAGGTAGAAGACACAAAGTTAGGAAGAAGCATCGATTTCAATTGTGGTCTGTAGAACATCATACGTCTCGTCTTAAAGAGTACATAGCTGTGCACGGACGTGACATACAGAACAACAGACGGTGGGTCGATACCATCTCACTGGCGTCTGCTGGCTTATCTGGGCTGGGGGGAGAAGGGCTTCTGCTACTAAAATCATCGAGTGGCCCGGTGCTACGTTTTGTCCAAGGCACGCATTTCACTGATGAATGGCTGAAGCCAAAATAAAGAACGTGATGCGTTCGAAAAGGCTCCCCCAACATCTCGGCAATCAGCTGACTCAGGGTTGAAATTCACTTTGTAGGTTTGATGAAATGGAGTCGCTTCGATTGTCATCCGCCCTCTGGTTACGTAACTCCATTAGCTGATCAGCTGAGatactcttttatttttcgatcGAAATGACAGCTTGTGCAAGCGACGTTAACGTAGCCAATTTTACGGCAAGCTAAATGCTAATCTGGCTTCAAAGTAGACGAAATTTCGTAAATAAAAACTTGGTTACAGTAAATCTTCCCATCCGCTGAGAAattagaaattttttcatttcggtGTGGTAAAACCTGAATCGTACACCAACTTGCTTTCGAATTGCCATTACTCTTGATTGGGCAAGCCTCGATAGACACCTAAAGTTGGGCCATGTCGGACTGTTTCGTTGCGCTACCTGGTTACCCAGTTGCTTACGTTCATTAGAAATGATCGTAAAAGAACTGTTTTATCAGCCTCCACTCTAATCAACTCAGAAAATCCTGGCgtgcattttttattttcttcaaaagTTAGTTTCCGTTGTTTGGATAATCCGTTTTCTTTTACAGGTAGACATTCACGTTTTAATGTAGCCTTTCCCACTCGAAAGTTTTGCATTCCGCAGAGTCTACAATGCAAAATTTCATCatcattcatttattttagTATATACTGTGCCGCCCAGGATACACCTAGTAGGCTGGTACACACAATCTAAATTACTCTGCCCATAAATCGTCAGCTTTCATTAGCGTTTTTCATAGGGATTATTAGGTTTCGTAACATACCTTATATGACTCAACCAGCAGCATAGCTCCTCATACTTTTAATTTCACCTATTAGtcgccatttaaaaaaaaagcgccATCGATTGTAATTACTCTAGAGGGAAAATGACATGTTTAAAATCCACAATTAGCAGAAGCGTGAGCGTGCGTGCCAACTTCGCGCCTATGCACGCTAGTTTCCGCATGATAAAGTTTTTTCGCACGTACCTTTCCAGGGAAGgtatgaaaagaagaaggctTAGAGAGTGAACGGCAATTGTAACGGAAAGCCAGGGTGAATCGAAGAACGGTTAGAGCAACGATAAACAAGACGGGGAGAGTGAAAATCGATATTTGGGCTGACGTAATATGGAAAGCGTTTTCGATGGGCATAAACTTTCTTGCAGGATGGTAGGTCTTTGTGTCccatccttctttttttttactgttgtCTTTCGTTGTGCTGTTTATACATTCGGCCATTTGTGTGCACCACGACTTAAACCGGGAACGACAATCTCGTATTACTGCGGCCGAATTTCCCCCTTCGCCAACGGTTTATCCGAATTGTTCAAAGTCTGACTatcctttttaaaatatcgAGAAATTTATTCCCCCCCTTCCACAACTATCCAGTGG
This genomic stretch from Daphnia magna isolate NIES linkage group LG10, ASM2063170v1.1, whole genome shotgun sequence harbors:
- the LOC116932283 gene encoding LOW QUALITY PROTEIN: uncharacterized protein LOC116932283 (The sequence of the model RefSeq protein was modified relative to this genomic sequence to represent the inferred CDS: deleted 1 base in 1 codon) translates to MQPIRLTRFLSSPSSGHFWNSTPRFSYLGVPSDRLSERVRFTGQEQLQWNHGRPSLPADQDQRSAAIDGEACHWPSSIPLLVALVVVVSDFLVLLALVFHLFESSSASLLPSSFVSSFPPSIDPLFLTLSPCKEVVHSLSPAPDERESCSGEPLLLPAWTSDGTLFSIWIFDSVLLCCAVLSRLIRTSSIWLRRSKFRDRSFCLNSKLNCFSQRVSDDGNKFNSRCDHVSGRDRVWANTLRPFRSDCDHVRRIRKCEVTLRDWWHWLWPSNHTHDVRLSDVFTQSLSRHRRGGLQWTCVISQWRPNCTHLDNNVGNDQLVKRRSDFRLPTSALPMLVARNATRLIFTIINYSRNSLGRRAAALSSTPTISSSCLAIVLLLSSFSSVVVSSSTPNAPFQAVPPLGSSSAQSSSALASDRLPMTDSLNPWLAADGGLILRAAAGDTPNSSPLNWIRPNPGSCVPQPTIPACPSDRFCRLPETNSFPVSFAHPMPPNNNNSSKNGVVGYRPSDSASGRDGRQEKNSGTRGEVRRNENRVPADDDGLRNADAAVAKASQCLPYLQPGRREQSDADDDGPSSAECICGHADGAKRVDTLRKYHLHHCYHYSLWHVLSDTMREGIAISRSQCYAYLEAVERLDNLAAHFVCQFEDIIRRYDCGQTFSSKSSCHQCKVAYRQWVCSMVLPMWLDGNRVKPCRTFCHEVERLCPYFLPAEKSGPGSQYAGEPSFLCIDPDVRETTNQSTNSAYSERPCYRPCTLEYNLEPDIDPSLCVASLGDISGLMEEDGTVEADKECQQTYTNVTASISEFDVDMLDVDSEVNNDQCTPLLGKDPLSTSRLSSRGWTNNLHFVWPWRTIVLPFAMLPIIHFFT